One genomic region from Prunus persica cultivar Lovell chromosome G3, Prunus_persica_NCBIv2, whole genome shotgun sequence encodes:
- the LOC18784112 gene encoding uncharacterized protein LOC18784112, protein MAEPYGTNGAVDVDVTDDGEINTKATHREETLFGVFHRLIDAIFFPGSTSAGTAAPLFRRIKNSLAENCPLLREASRNSGRNVLLWTRRGSPLRALLVISVGTITLISLTGLLVFMLFFLAATLNAVIISLLLSLAAAGGFLALFFACVTAIYIGALSVAVFVISATTISAIAAVLITTGWIGFFWIVWLAAKKSLGLAKQSFSVTGSAISAYSYGRHAHKSSSD, encoded by the exons ATGGCGGAGCCGTACGGAACCAACGGCGCAGTCGACGTCGACGTCACCGACGACGGCGAGATCAACACCAAAGCGACCCACCGGGAGGAGACTCTCTTCGGCGTTTTCCACCGTCTGATTGATGCTATTTTCTTCCCCGGCTCCACCAGTGCCGGCACTGCTGCTCCCCTGTTCCGCCGGATAAAAAACTCTCTTGCCGAGAACTGTCCGCTGCTTCGCGAAGCTTCTAGAAACTCTGGGCGGAACGTTCTCCTCTGGACTCGCAGGGGTAGTCCTCTCCGGGCGCTCCTCGTCATCTCT GTTGGCACCATTACTCTTATTTCCTTGACAGGCCTCCTGGTCttcatgcttttcttcctGGCAGCAACTCTCAATGCAGTAATCATCTCTCTTCTGTTGTCTTTGGCAGCTGCTGGAGGATTCTTGGCCCTTTTCTTTGCCTGTGTAACAGCTATATATATTGGAGCATTATCAGTAGCTGTTTTTGTCATTTCTGCCACCACAATTTCTGCAATTGCAGCTGTTCTGATAACTACAG GCTGGATTGGATTCTTTTGGATCGTGTGGCTGGCAGCAAAGAAAAGTCTGGGCCTTGCTAAGCAATCATTTAGCGTGACTGGTTCAGCGATTTCAGCTTACTCTTATGGTAGGCATGCTCACAAGTCGTCTTCAGATTGA